One Microbacterium marinum genomic window carries:
- a CDS encoding YihY/virulence factor BrkB family protein yields MTQDTAKKPLLARVVAWALSLRLVRAYLRYSERRGAMLADSVTYRTLFSVFAGVLLGFSVAALWLAGNPQAWDALIDAVDNVIPGLVGEGSLIDPDDLTEPIALSFAGALSLLGLIGAAIGAIGSLRTAIRTIADKVHDDVFFLLVMLRNLLLAIAIGAGLAAAAAATIIGTAGVGLIADIAGVPADHPLTRVVSTSVAVVVTFLLDTAAVALMFVALSGVKPPARVLWTGALLGGVGLTVLQQLSSLFVGGASSNPLLASFASLIALLLWINLSAQVILIASSYIVTGTLEHADRVRAVHGAQTMIERRVQTAEDQVQAATDELHAAREALAEEREGAAERA; encoded by the coding sequence ATGACGCAGGACACCGCGAAGAAGCCGCTGCTGGCACGGGTCGTGGCATGGGCGCTCTCCCTGCGCCTGGTGCGGGCGTACCTCAGGTACAGCGAGCGGCGCGGGGCGATGCTCGCCGACAGCGTGACCTACCGCACCCTCTTCAGCGTGTTCGCGGGCGTGCTGCTCGGCTTCTCGGTGGCGGCGCTGTGGCTGGCGGGCAATCCGCAGGCCTGGGACGCGCTGATCGACGCGGTCGACAACGTCATCCCCGGTCTCGTCGGTGAGGGGAGCCTCATCGACCCCGATGATCTGACCGAGCCGATCGCCCTGTCCTTCGCCGGCGCCCTGTCCCTCCTTGGTCTCATCGGAGCCGCCATTGGTGCGATCGGGTCGCTCCGCACCGCGATCCGGACGATCGCCGACAAGGTGCACGACGACGTCTTCTTCCTGCTCGTGATGCTCCGCAACCTCCTGCTGGCGATCGCCATCGGTGCGGGCCTCGCCGCGGCGGCCGCCGCGACCATCATCGGCACCGCGGGTGTCGGTCTCATCGCCGACATCGCAGGAGTCCCCGCCGATCATCCTCTGACCCGAGTGGTCAGCACGTCGGTCGCCGTCGTCGTGACCTTCCTCCTCGACACCGCGGCGGTCGCGCTCATGTTCGTGGCGCTCTCCGGCGTGAAGCCGCCCGCCCGCGTGCTGTGGACCGGGGCGCTCCTCGGCGGCGTGGGCCTCACCGTCCTGCAGCAGCTCTCGAGCCTGTTCGTCGGGGGAGCCTCATCGAACCCCCTGCTCGCCTCCTTCGCCTCGCTCATCGCGCTCCTCCTGTGGATCAACCTGTCCGCGCAGGTCATCCTGATCGCCTCGTCGTACATCGTGACCGGCACCCTCGAGCACGCCGACCGGGTGCGAGCCGTCCACGGAGCGCAGACCATGATCGAGCGACGCGTCCAGACCGCGGAAGACCAGGTCCAGGCGGCGACCGACGAACTGCACGCCGCCCGCGAGGCTCTCGCCGAAGAGCGGGAGGGGGCGGCCGAGCGCGCCTGA
- a CDS encoding A24 family peptidase: MGPFRADLPIAALVVIGLAYAILAAGSVALAVIDARTHRLPNRWVLPGYPILIVLLTVACLCGAPWSSLLRAVVAGAVLFAFYLLLRMLGPGGMGGGDVKLAGVLGIALGWVGWGALAVGAFAGFVLGGIYGVMLIALRRASAKTAVPFGPWMLAGAWVGILFGEDLGHRLLALPV; encoded by the coding sequence GTGGGGCCTTTCCGCGCGGATCTGCCAATCGCCGCCCTCGTGGTGATCGGCCTGGCATACGCGATTCTCGCTGCCGGCTCCGTGGCGCTCGCGGTGATCGACGCGCGGACGCACCGGCTGCCGAACCGGTGGGTGCTGCCGGGCTACCCCATCCTGATCGTGCTGCTGACGGTCGCCTGCCTGTGCGGTGCACCGTGGTCGTCGCTGCTCCGCGCCGTGGTCGCCGGTGCCGTCCTGTTCGCGTTCTATCTCTTGCTGCGCATGCTCGGCCCCGGTGGGATGGGCGGCGGCGACGTGAAGCTCGCCGGCGTCCTCGGCATCGCGCTGGGGTGGGTCGGCTGGGGAGCGCTCGCCGTGGGCGCGTTTGCGGGGTTCGTCCTCGGCGGCATCTACGGGGTGATGCTGATCGCGCTGCGCCGGGCCTCGGCGAAGACCGCCGTCCCGTTCGGGCCCTGGATGCTCGCAGGAGCGTGGGTCGGCATCCTGTTCGGCGAGGACCTCGGACATCGCCTCCTCGCGCTGCCCGTCTGA
- a CDS encoding DUF1905 domain-containing protein: MIVEFEGELFRWQSRADDWYFAPLPPEISADIREVPRPGRGFGSVPVQVSVGDSTWRTSIFPDAQRGVYVLPMKKAVREAEGISEGDLVRGRLDVFDG; encoded by the coding sequence GTGATCGTCGAGTTCGAGGGTGAGCTGTTCCGCTGGCAGTCGCGGGCGGACGACTGGTACTTCGCGCCGTTGCCGCCCGAGATCAGCGCCGACATCCGCGAGGTGCCCCGACCCGGTCGAGGCTTCGGGTCGGTGCCCGTCCAGGTTTCCGTGGGTGACTCGACGTGGCGGACCTCCATCTTCCCCGACGCGCAGCGCGGGGTGTACGTCCTCCCGATGAAGAAGGCGGTCCGTGAGGCGGAGGGCATCTCCGAGGGAGACCTCGTCCGCGGCCGTCTCGACGTCTTCGACGGGTAG
- a CDS encoding aldo/keto reductase, with the protein MQQRSLGRTGRTVSVIGLGTWQLGADWGDVSEDDALAVLEASAAAGVTLFDTADVYGDGRSESIIGRFLAARPGHGITVATKMGRRVPQEPENYTAGDFRAWTDRSRRNLGVDTLDLVQLHCPPSEVIESDATYDALDDLVATGAIAAYGVSVETTAQALAAISRPNVTNVQIIVNPFRLKPLDEVLPAAAAAEVAVFARVPLASGLLSGRYSRDTEFAADDHRSYNRNGEAFDRGETFSGVDFETGLAAASELTNAVPAGATLPAASLAWIASLPGVTSVIPGARNVRQAVANAEAGELVGTPGLSDFDAAVRDAYDRRLRADIHPQW; encoded by the coding sequence ATGCAACAGCGCTCCCTTGGCCGCACCGGCCGCACCGTGTCCGTCATCGGTCTCGGCACCTGGCAGCTCGGGGCTGACTGGGGAGACGTGTCCGAAGACGACGCGCTCGCCGTGCTCGAGGCGTCGGCGGCGGCGGGCGTCACCCTCTTCGACACCGCCGACGTCTACGGCGACGGCCGCAGCGAGTCGATCATCGGACGCTTCCTCGCGGCCCGGCCCGGTCACGGCATCACCGTCGCCACCAAGATGGGACGCCGCGTTCCGCAGGAGCCCGAGAACTACACCGCGGGGGACTTCCGCGCCTGGACCGATCGATCCAGGCGCAACCTCGGTGTCGACACGCTCGACCTCGTGCAGCTGCACTGCCCGCCGTCGGAAGTCATCGAATCGGATGCCACCTACGACGCGCTCGACGACCTGGTCGCGACCGGCGCGATCGCCGCCTACGGGGTCTCGGTGGAGACGACGGCGCAGGCGCTCGCCGCCATCTCACGCCCGAACGTGACGAACGTCCAGATCATCGTGAACCCGTTCCGGCTCAAGCCGCTCGACGAGGTGCTCCCGGCGGCCGCCGCAGCGGAAGTCGCGGTTTTCGCGCGCGTCCCGCTCGCCTCGGGGCTGTTGAGCGGTCGCTACAGCCGCGACACGGAGTTCGCCGCAGACGACCACCGCAGCTACAACCGCAACGGCGAGGCGTTCGATCGTGGTGAAACCTTCTCGGGCGTCGATTTCGAGACGGGCCTGGCCGCGGCATCCGAACTGACGAACGCCGTGCCCGCCGGGGCGACGCTCCCGGCCGCCTCACTCGCCTGGATCGCCTCACTGCCCGGTGTCACCTCCGTCATCCCCGGAGCGCGCAACGTGCGCCAGGCGGTCGCGAACGCCGAGGCGGGCGAGCTCGTGGGCACCCCCGGCCTCTCGGACTTCGACGCGGCCGTGCGCGATGCCTACGACCGACGGCTTCGTGCGGACATCCACCCCCAGTGGTGA
- a CDS encoding cation:proton antiporter codes for MIETLVVLVLGLVLVAAAAVVGPRVGVAAPVLLVGLGVLGSLLPFFSGFELDPEWILMGILPPLLYSAAVSMPAMHFRREFAAIGGLSVFLVVATSVALGLFFMLVIPDLGFAWGVALGAIVSPTDAVATSIIKRTPVSKRVVAILEGESLLNDATALVLLRTAIVAAAASFSFWGAVGTFAYSVVVAVAIGAVVGWLNLVVRARASDPTVNTVISFTVPFLAAIPAELLEASGLVAAVVAGIVTGIRAPRVLSARNRLSDSQNWRTVELVLEGAVFLLMGLQITSIIADVEAAHAGVRAAIPVALGGWLLTVLVRAGYVAPLLVLLRSRGRRVRELQPRLETIQRQLADPDGESGVRDAFARRGRPMSENDASRFTRRVTQGLADIRYFLAAPLGWREGTVVVWAGMRGAITLAAAQTLPEETPQRSVLILVAFIVAAVSLLVQGSTVGPLVGALAAKDDRADASEREAEDRRQVLELMRESAQAVPKPERPADLPRDQIVRQEKAYRLAVLAEQREALLDARDNGTYDADVLADELAGLDATQIALELRGRSLE; via the coding sequence GTGATCGAAACCCTCGTCGTCCTCGTCCTGGGGCTGGTCCTCGTCGCAGCGGCGGCGGTCGTCGGCCCGCGCGTGGGTGTCGCTGCGCCCGTCCTCCTCGTGGGCCTGGGTGTGCTGGGGAGCCTGCTGCCGTTCTTCTCCGGCTTCGAACTCGACCCGGAATGGATCCTGATGGGGATCCTGCCGCCGCTGCTCTACTCGGCCGCCGTCTCCATGCCCGCCATGCACTTCCGGCGAGAGTTCGCGGCGATCGGCGGCCTGTCGGTCTTCCTCGTCGTGGCGACCTCGGTGGCTCTCGGTCTCTTCTTCATGCTGGTCATCCCGGACCTCGGGTTCGCGTGGGGTGTGGCTCTCGGCGCCATCGTCAGCCCGACCGACGCGGTCGCCACCTCCATCATCAAACGCACCCCCGTCTCAAAGCGGGTCGTCGCGATCCTCGAAGGCGAGAGCCTGCTCAACGACGCCACAGCCCTCGTCCTCCTCCGCACCGCGATCGTCGCGGCAGCGGCATCCTTCTCGTTCTGGGGTGCCGTGGGGACGTTCGCGTACTCGGTCGTCGTCGCCGTCGCGATCGGTGCCGTCGTCGGCTGGCTGAACCTCGTCGTGCGGGCGCGTGCGAGCGACCCCACGGTGAACACAGTCATCTCCTTCACGGTGCCCTTCCTCGCCGCGATTCCCGCGGAGCTGCTCGAGGCTTCCGGGCTCGTCGCGGCGGTCGTCGCGGGCATCGTGACCGGCATCCGAGCCCCGCGCGTGCTGTCCGCACGCAATCGGCTCTCCGACTCCCAGAACTGGCGCACCGTGGAGCTGGTCCTCGAGGGAGCGGTCTTCCTCCTGATGGGCCTTCAGATCACGTCGATCATCGCCGACGTCGAGGCCGCCCACGCCGGCGTGCGCGCCGCGATCCCCGTGGCGCTCGGCGGGTGGCTCCTCACGGTGCTCGTCCGTGCGGGATACGTCGCTCCGCTCCTGGTGCTGCTGCGTTCTCGGGGCCGACGCGTGCGGGAGCTCCAGCCGCGGTTGGAGACGATCCAGCGGCAGCTCGCCGATCCCGACGGCGAGTCCGGCGTCCGCGACGCGTTCGCGCGGCGCGGTCGTCCGATGTCGGAGAACGACGCCAGCAGATTCACCCGCCGGGTCACCCAGGGACTCGCGGACATCCGCTACTTCCTCGCGGCGCCCCTCGGATGGCGGGAGGGGACGGTGGTCGTCTGGGCCGGGATGCGCGGGGCCATCACCCTCGCAGCCGCGCAGACCCTGCCCGAGGAGACACCGCAGCGATCGGTCCTGATCCTCGTCGCCTTCATCGTGGCGGCAGTGTCCCTCCTCGTCCAAGGATCGACGGTCGGTCCCTTGGTGGGCGCCCTCGCCGCCAAGGACGACCGCGCGGATGCGAGCGAACGTGAGGCGGAGGACCGGCGTCAGGTGCTGGAGCTGATGAGGGAGAGCGCTCAGGCGGTGCCGAAGCCGGAGCGGCCGGCGGATCTTCCCCGCGACCAGATCGTCCGGCAGGAGAAGGCCTATCGCCTCGCGGTGCTCGCCGAACAGCGGGAGGCGCTTCTCGATGCGAGAGACAACGGCACCTACGATGCCGATGTGCTCGCCGACGAGCTGGCAGGGCTCGACGCCACCCAGATCGCGCTCGAGCTGCGGGGCCGTTCCCTCGAGTGA
- a CDS encoding HIRAN domain-containing protein, which yields MPTWLEEILHSVFGRSSAHDALPDLRHLVSARVELERTHYLVDDRERRAQGDRLYVLRRDVGSKRDDHSIAVFSNGRGVGYLPDRASREIAPLLDQLGGAAVVNGAGAARGSIRLRLDLPTRSALRVFATARQA from the coding sequence GTGCCCACCTGGCTCGAGGAGATCCTCCACTCCGTCTTCGGCCGATCCAGCGCGCACGACGCCCTGCCCGACCTGCGCCACCTCGTCTCGGCGCGCGTCGAGCTTGAGCGGACTCACTACTTGGTGGACGATCGCGAACGTCGCGCGCAGGGCGACCGGCTCTACGTCCTCCGGCGAGACGTCGGTTCGAAGAGGGACGACCATTCGATCGCCGTCTTCTCCAACGGGCGCGGCGTCGGATACCTGCCTGATCGAGCCTCACGCGAGATCGCACCTCTCCTCGATCAGCTTGGAGGCGCCGCTGTCGTGAACGGCGCAGGCGCCGCTCGCGGGAGCATTCGATTGCGGCTCGACTTGCCGACCCGCTCGGCTCTGCGCGTTTTCGCCACCGCGCGCCAGGCCTGA
- a CDS encoding NADPH:quinone reductase, whose amino-acid sequence MRAIVYSAPGGSEVLSLVDREIATPGTGEVRVRVAVSGVNPTDWKARAGGTQRGDSAEVVPNQDGAGIVDAVGDGVTELTVGDRVWIHLAQHQRPTGTAQEYTVVPASRAIRLPEGVSFELAASLGVPAVTAHRALTVHEDGPTRLSPGALEGRTILVAGGAGAVGHAAIQLARWAGATVIATVSSEEKAGLARAAGAHHTVDYTAGDLVAQVKALAPSGIDQFVEVSLATNAAADAELAANHAVIAFYADNNGETFSMPIRPTFAKNLRVQGVLLYTVGEPALDAAIEDITHALEDGALPVGDADGLPLIWFDLDQTAAAHDAVENAAVGKVLIRVADL is encoded by the coding sequence ATGAGAGCCATCGTGTACTCCGCCCCCGGCGGATCAGAGGTCCTGTCCCTCGTCGATCGGGAGATCGCCACGCCTGGCACCGGAGAGGTGCGGGTGCGGGTCGCCGTCTCGGGGGTGAACCCCACGGACTGGAAGGCGCGCGCCGGCGGGACCCAGCGCGGAGACTCCGCCGAGGTCGTGCCGAATCAGGACGGTGCCGGCATCGTCGACGCCGTGGGCGACGGGGTCACCGAGCTCACCGTGGGCGACCGCGTCTGGATCCACCTCGCGCAGCATCAGCGCCCGACGGGCACCGCGCAGGAGTACACGGTCGTCCCCGCGTCGCGCGCGATCCGACTGCCCGAAGGCGTGAGCTTCGAGCTCGCGGCCAGCCTCGGCGTCCCGGCGGTCACGGCGCACCGCGCGCTGACCGTCCACGAGGACGGACCGACGCGCCTGTCGCCGGGAGCGCTCGAGGGCCGCACGATCCTCGTCGCCGGAGGCGCCGGCGCCGTGGGCCACGCGGCCATCCAGCTCGCCCGCTGGGCCGGTGCGACAGTGATCGCCACGGTCAGCTCCGAAGAGAAGGCAGGTCTCGCGCGCGCCGCCGGCGCTCATCACACCGTGGACTACACCGCCGGTGATCTCGTCGCGCAGGTGAAAGCCCTGGCGCCGTCGGGAATCGACCAGTTCGTCGAAGTGTCGCTCGCAACCAATGCCGCCGCCGACGCCGAACTCGCGGCCAACCACGCCGTCATCGCGTTCTACGCCGACAACAACGGCGAAACCTTCTCGATGCCGATCCGGCCCACGTTCGCGAAGAACCTGCGCGTGCAGGGCGTGCTGCTCTACACCGTGGGCGAACCGGCGCTCGACGCCGCGATCGAGGACATCACACACGCGCTCGAGGACGGCGCGCTCCCCGTCGGCGACGCGGACGGCCTCCCCCTCATCTGGTTCGACCTCGATCAGACCGCTGCGGCGCACGATGCGGTCGAGAACGCCGCCGTCGGGAAGGTGCTCATCCGGGTCGCCGATCTCTGA
- a CDS encoding MFS transporter, with the protein MGIGEWVAPRRLGRDFRWLLASSWTSNIGDGIALAASPLLIASMTDSPVLVASGAVMQFLPWLLFGLHAGAIADRVDRRVLIMCANGIRALVLVALCAFLITGTASIWIVLAVAFVYGCAEVFVDTTSSTLLPMMVKKKDLGIGNARLQAGFLVANQFGGPPLGAFLFALGSFWPFAVQASCVALAVVLISRIARTRVPARESDGGRTAVHTDIVEGIRWLWRNRPVRTLVIIILTFNITWAAPWGVLVLYATEHLQMGPVGYGALTTASAIGGLLSTVSFGWLERRFTFTALMRVCLTAEVLMHLAFALTTSGAVALVIMVGFGAYAFIWGTISTTVRQRLVPHELQGRIASVNMVGVFGGLVIGQALGGVIAQVWGLTAPWWFAFVGAALTLALVWRPISHIVAAPSIDDEDAAPAS; encoded by the coding sequence GTGGGAATCGGAGAGTGGGTCGCGCCCCGGCGCCTGGGACGTGACTTCCGCTGGCTCCTGGCGTCGTCGTGGACGAGCAACATCGGCGATGGGATCGCGCTCGCGGCATCCCCCCTGCTGATCGCCTCGATGACGGATTCGCCGGTGCTCGTGGCATCCGGCGCCGTCATGCAGTTCCTGCCGTGGCTGCTCTTCGGCCTCCATGCGGGAGCGATCGCCGACCGGGTCGACCGGCGCGTGCTGATCATGTGCGCCAACGGCATCCGGGCTCTCGTCCTCGTGGCGCTGTGCGCGTTCCTGATCACGGGCACGGCGAGCATCTGGATCGTGCTCGCGGTGGCCTTCGTCTACGGGTGCGCCGAGGTGTTCGTCGACACCACGAGCAGCACGCTCCTGCCGATGATGGTCAAGAAGAAGGATCTGGGCATCGGCAACGCACGGCTCCAGGCCGGGTTCCTGGTCGCGAACCAGTTCGGTGGACCGCCGCTGGGCGCCTTCCTCTTCGCGCTCGGCTCGTTCTGGCCGTTCGCCGTGCAGGCGAGCTGCGTTGCGCTCGCCGTCGTGCTCATCTCGCGTATCGCCCGCACTCGAGTCCCCGCCCGTGAGAGCGACGGCGGGCGCACCGCCGTCCACACCGACATCGTCGAGGGGATCCGGTGGCTGTGGCGGAACCGTCCGGTGCGCACCCTCGTCATCATCATCCTCACGTTCAACATCACGTGGGCAGCCCCCTGGGGCGTGCTCGTGCTGTACGCGACCGAGCATCTTCAGATGGGGCCGGTCGGATACGGTGCGCTCACGACCGCGTCGGCCATCGGGGGCCTGCTGTCCACCGTCAGCTTCGGCTGGCTCGAGCGCCGGTTCACCTTCACCGCGCTCATGCGCGTCTGCCTGACCGCAGAGGTGCTGATGCACCTCGCCTTCGCGCTCACGACCTCAGGCGCCGTCGCCTTGGTGATCATGGTCGGCTTCGGTGCCTACGCGTTCATCTGGGGCACCATCTCCACGACCGTCCGCCAGCGCCTCGTCCCGCACGAGCTGCAGGGACGCATCGCGTCGGTGAACATGGTCGGGGTCTTCGGCGGCCTCGTGATCGGGCAGGCGCTGGGCGGGGTGATCGCCCAGGTGTGGGGGCTGACCGCTCCGTGGTGGTTCGCCTTCGTCGGGGCGGCCCTCACGCTGGCGCTGGTGTGGCGGCCGATCTCCCATATCGTCGCCGCGCCCTCGATCGATGACGAGGATGCCGCGCCCGCGTCGTGA
- a CDS encoding SDR family oxidoreductase: protein MNTNKTALVTGANKGIGFAIAEQLGNHGFTVAIGARDDGRRAVAVENLRGKGIDAFGVPLDVTSDASVANAASLIAGTTGRLDVLVNNAGIGGNSAGGAQDPTTLDLSVVHTVLDTNVFGAVRVTNALLPLLSAAPSPRIVNVSSNMGSLELHTGPIMAAYAPSKAMLNAITVQYARRFADSNIIINVCCPGYVSTDFTGHNSARTPTQGAAIAVHLATLPDDGPRGGFFDDSGPIPW from the coding sequence ATGAATACGAACAAGACGGCGCTTGTCACGGGCGCGAATAAGGGGATCGGCTTCGCGATCGCAGAGCAACTCGGAAACCACGGCTTCACGGTCGCCATCGGCGCGCGTGACGATGGTCGGCGCGCCGTCGCAGTAGAAAATTTACGGGGCAAGGGCATTGACGCGTTCGGCGTCCCCCTCGATGTCACCTCAGACGCCAGTGTCGCAAACGCAGCCTCTCTGATCGCGGGCACAACGGGAAGACTCGACGTCCTCGTCAACAACGCAGGTATCGGAGGCAACAGCGCTGGTGGTGCACAAGATCCCACAACGCTTGACCTGAGCGTGGTCCACACCGTCCTAGACACCAACGTTTTCGGCGCGGTGCGAGTCACAAATGCCCTGCTTCCGCTCCTATCTGCGGCACCGTCTCCGCGCATCGTGAATGTCTCCAGCAACATGGGCTCGCTGGAGCTTCACACTGGACCGATCATGGCAGCGTACGCTCCGTCGAAGGCGATGCTCAACGCCATCACCGTTCAGTACGCGCGCCGCTTCGCCGACTCGAACATCATCATTAACGTGTGCTGCCCCGGATACGTCTCCACCGACTTCACCGGTCACAACTCCGCCCGCACGCCCACGCAGGGTGCCGCAATCGCCGTCCACCTCGCGACTCTCCCGGACGACGGTCCCCGTGGCGGATTCTTCGACGACAGCGGCCCCATTCCCTGGTGA
- a CDS encoding MFS transporter, whose protein sequence is MVILLIQGGQFIGYTYVLPATESLSPMDAGGLALLLLVYGARSNRCRAGRRPRTPPRVDPLPRDSRRWNGRRGTHRRHFAGLFVAVALSGFGYGGATPAAQTWAAKAAPDHLEQVGGLAVVTFQSGIALGAIVGGLLVDGIAPTAPLVVGAIVAVIGGILLTSLRLRPATS, encoded by the coding sequence GTGGTGATCCTGCTCATCCAGGGCGGACAGTTCATCGGGTACACCTACGTCCTGCCCGCCACCGAAAGCCTCTCACCGATGGATGCGGGTGGACTGGCGCTCCTTTTGCTTGTCTATGGCGCTCGGAGCAACCGTTGCAGGGCCGGTCGTCGACCGCGCACTCCGCCTCGCGTCGATCCTCTTCCCCGCGATTCTCGCCGCTGGAATGGTCGGCGTGGTACTCACCGGCGGCACTTCGCAGGCCTGTTCGTTGCGGTTGCTCTGTCGGGATTCGGATACGGCGGTGCGACACCGGCCGCGCAGACCTGGGCAGCGAAAGCAGCCCCGGATCACCTCGAACAGGTCGGCGGCCTGGCCGTCGTGACCTTCCAGAGCGGCATCGCCCTTGGCGCCATCGTCGGAGGCCTCCTCGTCGACGGCATCGCACCCACAGCACCACTCGTCGTCGGCGCGATAGTCGCTGTCATCGGCGGCATCCTGCTCACGAGTTTGCGTCTGCGGCCCGCCACGTCGTAG
- a CDS encoding LysR substrate-binding domain-containing protein codes for MLRDGRADVALMHRPVDDLAGFDAEELFIEGQVAIVPAKHPLARRAHVTMADISDVPDLPLARWPRLDGTYPDGPGPEVHTQSQIAQLIALGKALLVIPASSRAWQWPEHVAIPVVDAPEVTTVIAWPAHSHSRDLAAVVRTATSIADLPTRVLASAVNGR; via the coding sequence ATGCTCCGCGACGGACGCGCGGACGTCGCGCTCATGCATCGGCCCGTCGACGACCTTGCAGGATTCGACGCGGAGGAACTCTTCATTGAGGGCCAGGTCGCCATCGTCCCCGCCAAACACCCTCTCGCCAGGCGAGCCCACGTCACGATGGCTGATATCAGTGATGTGCCCGACCTTCCCCTGGCCCGGTGGCCACGCCTAGACGGCACATACCCGGACGGCCCGGGCCCCGAAGTGCACACACAATCGCAGATCGCGCAACTCATCGCCCTCGGCAAAGCTCTCCTCGTCATCCCCGCCTCAAGCCGTGCCTGGCAATGGCCAGAGCACGTCGCCATCCCCGTGGTCGACGCGCCCGAAGTGACGACCGTGATTGCCTGGCCCGCGCACAGTCACTCCCGCGATCTCGCTGCAGTCGTGCGAACGGCGACGAGTATCGCCGACCTTCCGACGCGCGTCCTGGCATCGGCCGTCAACGGGCGGTGA
- a CDS encoding CPBP family intramembrane glutamic endopeptidase, with amino-acid sequence MWLPILVEAQTTGLDAMPWTFFLASAGPACGAIAATLWESGPRGLAAWVRRTFSVHLSWKWWLAGIGMPVAYFAIAWVTTLIVTGSWPDSAAFGLTDKLPGLAWPAVAFVWVLTFGLGEEAGWRGWLLPALSQRMPVFWSALIVAGVWIAWHAPAFFFNPTYMAMGAGIIGWMLALVCGSYLLAWMTVGAHWSIIPVLLWHAGFDLLTAADHAAGSIASTISAIAMIQGVLCAWLLWRRRNQPRAAEAS; translated from the coding sequence ATGTGGTTGCCGATCCTCGTCGAAGCACAAACGACCGGACTCGACGCAATGCCGTGGACGTTCTTCCTCGCCTCCGCCGGGCCTGCGTGCGGTGCGATCGCCGCGACGCTCTGGGAGAGCGGGCCGCGAGGGTTGGCGGCATGGGTGAGGCGCACCTTCTCGGTACACCTCTCATGGAAGTGGTGGCTCGCCGGCATCGGCATGCCGGTGGCGTACTTCGCCATCGCCTGGGTGACCACGCTCATCGTGACGGGTTCGTGGCCGGACTCCGCCGCGTTCGGCCTCACCGACAAACTCCCCGGCCTGGCATGGCCGGCGGTCGCGTTCGTCTGGGTGCTCACCTTCGGTCTCGGGGAGGAGGCGGGATGGCGAGGCTGGCTTCTGCCCGCCCTCTCCCAGCGGATGCCGGTGTTCTGGTCTGCGCTCATTGTGGCCGGGGTATGGATCGCCTGGCATGCCCCCGCGTTCTTCTTCAACCCGACCTACATGGCGATGGGCGCCGGAATCATCGGATGGATGCTAGCGCTGGTCTGCGGCTCGTACCTGCTCGCCTGGATGACCGTCGGCGCACACTGGAGCATCATCCCGGTGCTGCTCTGGCATGCCGGCTTCGACCTGCTGACCGCCGCTGACCACGCCGCCGGGAGCATCGCCTCAACGATCAGCGCCATTGCCATGATCCAGGGCGTGCTCTGCGCCTGGCTCCTGTGGCGCAGGCGGAACCAACCGCGAGCAGCTGAAGCGTCTTGA
- a CDS encoding TetR/AcrR family transcriptional regulator produces MSTQESPARPDSVPTRERRSDATTNHKALLHAAQAVLAENPQASLDTIAQAAGLSRRALYGHFPDRETLLKEVIALGAERFNAIADVIEDTDPRVALARLAVRLWREASAVRAAANIALSEAHVAETVRSLAPLRRRVRELSNTGIAAGVFRRDVSPEVLAILIEETARATLRQTRLDAESGPSAIARVVLSIVGLSWTEQAELIESNPDIVDQA; encoded by the coding sequence ATGTCCACGCAAGAGTCCCCCGCCCGGCCGGACTCGGTTCCTACGCGCGAGCGCAGAAGTGACGCCACAACCAACCACAAAGCACTTCTGCACGCTGCGCAAGCCGTGCTCGCCGAAAATCCACAGGCATCCCTCGACACCATCGCGCAAGCAGCCGGCCTGTCGCGACGGGCTCTCTACGGCCACTTCCCCGACCGGGAGACCCTGCTGAAAGAGGTCATCGCGCTCGGCGCTGAGCGGTTCAATGCGATCGCCGACGTCATCGAAGACACCGACCCGCGCGTCGCTCTGGCCCGCCTCGCCGTGCGCCTTTGGCGCGAAGCTTCAGCAGTGCGCGCCGCCGCCAATATCGCCCTCAGTGAAGCCCATGTCGCAGAGACAGTCCGTTCGCTCGCGCCCCTTCGACGACGTGTCCGCGAGCTCTCAAATACAGGCATTGCAGCGGGGGTCTTCCGAAGAGACGTCTCGCCCGAAGTCCTCGCCATCCTCATCGAAGAGACAGCCCGAGCCACTCTGCGCCAGACTCGCCTGGACGCGGAGAGTGGTCCGTCAGCCATCGCGCGAGTCGTGCTCAGCATCGTAGGCCTGTCGTGGACCGAGCAGGCTGAGCTCATCGAGTCGAACCCCGACATCGTGGACCAAGCATGA